From the Xyrauchen texanus isolate HMW12.3.18 chromosome 49, RBS_HiC_50CHRs, whole genome shotgun sequence genome, one window contains:
- the LOC127640317 gene encoding LOW QUALITY PROTEIN: AFG3-like protein 2 (The sequence of the model RefSeq protein was modified relative to this genomic sequence to represent the inferred CDS: substituted 1 base at 1 genomic stop codon) has translation MAGLLSAAAAVSVRYGSRALLRFNTRAAAARARFLALNHVKPVASIGNTYSLPLLSCSTEAPKDGKPTGPEHRSGGGGGSGRKGGRKDRKSRLLQGDVPWDDKDFLYILITAGGVASVLLYLYLRDPGREITWKDFVHRYLGRGLVDRLEVVNKQFVRVILIPEADNSEGSYVWFNIGSVDAFERNLEAAHYELGLEPSHRAAVVYSSESDGSFLMSFIPTLLLIGFLLFTLRRGPMGGGRGGPFSMSESTAKMMKNSIEVKFKDVAGCEEAKMEILEFVNFLKNPQQYQDXGAKIPKGAVLSGPPGTGKTLLAKATAGEANVPFITVNGSEFLEMFVGVGPARVRDMFAMARKNAPCILFIDEIDAVGRKRGGGNFGGQSEQENTLNQLLVEMDAKMSKGHEGFNTSTNVVVLAGTNRPDIHDPALMRLGRFDRQIYIGPPDIKGRASIFKVHLRPLKLDPSLDPDGIARKMAAATPGFTGADIANVCNEAALIAARHLNEFINMKHLEQAIDRVIGGLEKKTQVLQPTEKKTVAYHEAGHAVVGWFLQHADPLLKVSIIPRGKGLGYAQYLPREQYLYTREQLFDRMCMMLGGRVAEKVFFSRITTGAHDDLKKVTQSAYAQIVQFGMSEKVGQVSFDLPRQGDTVLEKPYSEATAELIDEEVRELVDQAYKRTLVLVTEKREQVEMVGKRLLEKEILDKADMIELLGPRPFEEKSTYEEFVEGTGSFEEDTTLPEGLKDWNQQRGENYEETPASQEKQAA, from the exons ATGGCAGGGTTGCTGTCCGCGGCTGCTGCGGTCTCTGTGCGCTACGGATCCAGAGCTTTACTGCGCTTCAACACACGAGCTGCCGCTGCTCGCGCCCGG TTTTTAGCCCTGAATCATGTTAAACCAGTTGCCTCCATAGGAAATACCTACTCGTTGCCACTCTTATCCTGTTCCACTGAAGCACCAAAAG ATGGCAAACCAACTGGACCAGAACATCggtccggaggaggaggaggaagtggaagaaaaggagggaggaaaGACCGGAAGAGTCGATTACTACAG GGAGATGTTCCGTGGGACGATAAAGACTTTCTGTATATTTTGATCACAGCGGGAGGCGTAGCATCAGTTCTGCTGTACCTGTACCTCAGAGATCCAGGGAGAGAGATCACATGGAAGGATTTTGTCCATCGCTACCTGGGCAGAGGGCTG GTCGACCGTTTAGAGGTTGTGAACAAACAGTTTGTCAGGGTCATTCTGATACCTGAGGCTGACAACTCTGAAGGA AGCTATGTGTGGTTTAATATTGGCAGTGTGGACGCATTTGAGAGGAATCTGGAAGCTGCACATTATGAGCTGGGTTTAGAACCATCCCATAGAGCAGCAGTGGTGTACTCCTCAGAGAGTGATGG GTCTTTTCTAATGAGCTTCATTCCAACCCTGCTGCTCATTGGCTTCTTACTTTTCACCCTGCGGCGTGGACCGATGGGTGGAGGAAGAGGTGGGCCCTTCAGCATGAGCGAATCAACCGCCAAGATGATGAAGAACAGTATAGAAGTTAAGTTTAAAGACGTGGCTGGATGTGAAGAGGCCAAAATGGAGATCTTGGAGTTTGTAAATTTCCTCAAGAACCCACAACAATACCAGGACTAGGGTGCAAAGATCCCTAAG GGTGCTGTGTTGTCCGGTCCTCCGGGTACAGGAAAGACGCTGCTCGCTAAAGCTACAGCTGGAGAGGCTAACGTTCCTTTCATCACAGTCAACGGCTCAGAGTTTCTTGAGATGTTTGTTGGTGTTGGTCCAGCCAGG GTGAGGGACATGTTCGCCATGGCAAGGAAGAACGCGCCCTGCATCCTCTTTATCGATGAAATAGATGCTGTGGGAAGGAAGAGGGGCGGTGGGAATTTTGGTGGTCAGAGTGAACAGGAAAACACCCTCAATCAGTTATTGGTGGAGATGGACGCTAAGATGTCAAAAGGTCATGAAG GTTTCAATACTAGTACAAATGTTGTAGTCCTAGCTGGTACTAACAGGCCTGACATACATGATCCTGCATTGATGCGGCTAGGAAGATTCGACAGGCAGATATACATAG GGCCTCCTGATATTAAGGGTCGAGCATCCATATTTAAAGTGCACCTTCGGCCCCTCAAACTGGACCCCAGTCTGGACCCTGATGGAATTGCAAGAAAGATGGCCGCTGCTACACCGGGATTCACTG GTGCTGATATTGCAAATGTGTGTAATGAAGCTGCTCTCATTGCTGCCAGACATCTGAATGAATTCATCAACATGAAGCACTTAGAGCAGGCCATCGACAGAGTTATTGGAG GGCTGGAGAAAAAGACACAGGTCTTACAACCCACTGAGAAGAAGACAGTAGCGTATCATGAGGCAGGACATGCTGTGGTGGGCTGGTTTCTCCAACATGCTGACCCACTGCTCAAG GTGTCTATAATTCCAAGAGGGAAGGGTTTGGGTTATGCACAGTACCTTCCCAGAGAGCAGTATTTATACACGCGTGAGCAGCTGTTTGACAGGATGTGTATGATGCTGGGTGGACGGGTAGCAGAGAAGGTGTTTTTCAGCAGAATCACCACCGGAGCTCATGACGACCTTAAGAAGGTCACACAGTCAGCATATGCTCAG ATTGTGCAGTTTGGCATGAGTGAGAAAGTGGGGCAGGTATCATTTGACCTCCCCCGGCAGGGTGATACGGTTCTGGAGAAGCCCTACAGTGAGGCCACAGCAGAACTCATCGATGAAGAAGTCAGAGAGCTGGTCGACCAGGCCTACAAGAGAACTCTGGTTCTCGTCACTGAGAAACGAGAGCAGGTGGAGATG GTTGGTAAGCGTCTACTGGAAAAAGAAATTCTGGACAAAGCGGATATGATTGAATTGCTTGGACCCAGGCCATTCGAGGAGAAGTCCACATATGAGGAGTTTGTGGAGGGCACGGGCAGCTTTGAAGAGGACACAACTCTTCCAGAAGGGTTAAAGGACTGGAACCAACAGCGAGGAGAAAACTACGAGGAGACACCAGCATCACAGGAGAAACAGGCTGCTTGA